The proteins below are encoded in one region of Shewanella putrefaciens:
- the hxpB gene encoding hexitol phosphatase HxpB — protein sequence MTTLNIQAVIFDMDGVLIDSEPLWQRVEYEVLSALGVPVTIETIQQTTGLRIDQCVDYWYHKAPWADYDNAKVSQSIVDKVAEEIRQIGEPMPGVQQAMEYCQSKGLKIGLATSSPTALIDAVLTRLKLKGQFMAVESAEALTYGKPHPEVYLNCAAALGVDPRYCLAIEDSFNGLIAARAANMQTVAIPAPEQRGEAKWIVAHHQADTLLALPKVLTA from the coding sequence ATGACAACCCTTAATATTCAAGCCGTTATTTTTGATATGGATGGCGTTTTAATTGATTCAGAACCCCTATGGCAACGCGTCGAATATGAAGTGTTATCCGCCCTCGGTGTGCCAGTGACTATAGAAACGATTCAACAAACCACGGGGCTACGTATCGACCAATGTGTCGACTATTGGTATCACAAAGCGCCTTGGGCAGACTACGACAACGCCAAGGTCAGTCAATCCATTGTTGACAAAGTTGCTGAAGAAATTCGGCAAATCGGTGAGCCTATGCCTGGTGTTCAGCAAGCCATGGAATACTGCCAATCCAAAGGATTAAAAATAGGCTTAGCGACCTCATCCCCAACAGCTTTGATCGATGCAGTGCTAACAAGACTTAAGCTTAAGGGCCAATTTATGGCGGTAGAATCAGCAGAGGCGCTCACCTACGGCAAACCGCATCCCGAGGTTTACCTCAATTGTGCTGCCGCTCTAGGAGTCGACCCACGTTATTGCCTTGCCATAGAAGACTCTTTCAATGGCCTGATTGCGGCCCGAGCCGCCAATATGCAGACGGTTGCTATCCCAGCACCAGAACAACGCGGCGAGGCCAAATGGATAGTTGCTCACCATCAAGCCGACACTTTGCTCGCATTACCCAAGGTATTAACGGCGTAA